The sequence TCTAAAGACTGTTCCCCTTGAAAGCACCCGGTTAAAATCATGGAAAAAGTGACCATACCAGCTATTAGTATTCCGCGCTTATGCATGTATTCCCCTCCTACGATAGTTTGTACTATATATATACAAGCACACAGTAAAATAGACCAAGCATATTAGAAAACTTGTCTGAAACGAAGTCTTTGACGCAGAATTCGCTAGTAAAGGGAAACTTATTCCAGAAGCATTTTTCTCTTGAATGGAATAAAGGCAAAATCTCAGACGTGCCTTAACCTAACCACGATGTACTGCTGCCTAAGCTTTTTCCCTTGAAAAAAAGCGATGTACCGATGATAAAACTTTACTTGTCCGAAAAATCGAATGTATCGCTGTCGTAGCGTTCCATGTCCTAATAAATGGAACGAATTAGACATTTAGGAGTTTCTTACATAGACATCTAAGATAATAAGGTGTTTGAAGTAAAGGAAATACGAATCTCTATACATGCAGGATTAAAAATTTCAGTACGATAAGCAAGTTTAAAGCGAAAAAATGCAAGATTCCGGTTAAGAATCTTGCATTTGGGGTAGCGTTGCTTTTTTTATGGTAATCATTTGCAAATTCGGCTCTTTAAAAATCCGTTCCGAAATTTGAATAAACATATCCAGCGCTCCTGTCGTATAAAATTGGTGAACCGGGAATACCTCATCATGGTTTAGAAGGTTATGCACTTCTAAAATAGTACTTGTCTCTCTTGCAGTTTCCTCACTGGAAGAAATAATTGTCACCTGTTCACCAACAACAGATTGAATGGTATCTTTCAACAGCGGGTAATGCGTACATCCTAAAATAAGCGTATCCATCAGATTATACTCCATTAATGGTTCCAGAGCATCCGCTACTACTTGTTTTGCTCTAGGTCCTTCCAAAATGCCCTGCTCTACCATCGGTACAAACATGGGACAAGCTTGTGCACGTATCTCCAGCTCTTTTTTAATATTTTTTAAAGCTATCGTGTAAGCATTACTGCGAATCGTTCCTTCTGTACCAATAACCCCAATTCGGTTATTTTTAGTAAATTTAATCGCCGCTCTAGCACCTGGCTGAATCACACCAATAACAGGAATACTTAAATGTTCTTTCAAAGAAGCTAGCGTAAATGCAGTTGCTGTATTACAAGCAACGACTAACATCTTAATGTCTTTTTCTAATAAAAAATCAACCATTTCCCATGTGAATTGTTTTACTTCTTCTGCTGATCTTGGGCCATACGGGCATCTTGCTTGATCCCCTACATAAATCAATTTTTCTTTAGGGAGCTGACGCATTAGTTCATATGCTACTGTTAAGCCACCTACCCCCGAGTCAATGACTCCTATTGCTTGCTTCACAATATCGCCTCTTCTTGAAGTTTATTTTTTCTCTACTTCCTTCATTTGTTCATGTAAATAGGAAAGTAAATCATAAAGTTGCTCTATTTGTTCTTCCGAAAAGTTTTCCAATACTTCCCCAAGATATTGTTGTCGCTTTCCGATAACTTCGTGAATAATTGTCTTTCCTTTGTTGAGTACATGAATACGAACAACTCGCCGATCATTAGTGTCTCTGACTCTTTCCACAAGCCCATTTTTTTCCATTCGATCGACTAAATCCGTTGTCGTACTAAAAGCTAAACTAATCCGATTAGAAAGCTCGCCGATCGTTAAATCTCCCTCTTCCAAAAGCCACTGTAACGCAACGAATTGTGGAGATGTAATTGGATAGTTATTTAGAA is a genomic window of Virgibacillus proomii containing:
- the racE gene encoding glutamate racemase, giving the protein MKQAIGVIDSGVGGLTVAYELMRQLPKEKLIYVGDQARCPYGPRSAEEVKQFTWEMVDFLLEKDIKMLVVACNTATAFTLASLKEHLSIPVIGVIQPGARAAIKFTKNNRIGVIGTEGTIRSNAYTIALKNIKKELEIRAQACPMFVPMVEQGILEGPRAKQVVADALEPLMEYNLMDTLILGCTHYPLLKDTIQSVVGEQVTIISSSEETARETSTILEVHNLLNHDEVFPVHQFYTTGALDMFIQISERIFKEPNLQMITIKKATLPQMQDS
- a CDS encoding MarR family winged helix-turn-helix transcriptional regulator — protein: MKTNETKATIDRIEKRMRYISGIIKQKGRKILNNYPITSPQFVALQWLLEEGDLTIGELSNRISLAFSTTTDLVDRMEKNGLVERVRDTNDRRVVRIHVLNKGKTIIHEVIGKRQQYLGEVLENFSEEQIEQLYDLLSYLHEQMKEVEKK